The Cucumis melo cultivar AY chromosome 9, USDA_Cmelo_AY_1.0, whole genome shotgun sequence genome includes the window GTGGAAATGGATTTGACTCCGCTTTGGCTGCTCGAGCTTTGAGGAAGCGACAAGCTCAGCTTGATCGCACTCGTTCTGGTGCTCATAAAGCGCTTCGCGGCTTGAGATTCATTAGTAGTAAGAGCAATGGCGTTGATGCTTGGAACGAAATACAGAGCAACTTCGATAAGCTCGCCAAGGATGGATTCCTCTACCGCTCCGATTTTGCACAATGTATAGGTTCGTTCATTAATTACTTAATCTGAAACGCTTTCTCTTCAATCTCTCTCAGTCCGTAAAATTTTCTTTGCTCTGGAAAATTTGAGGCTCATCAAGTTCTTAATCTCCGTTCCGTTTGCTAGGAATGAAAGATTCGAAGGAGTTTGCTCTGGAACTGTTCGATGCTTTGAGTCGAAGACGGAGATTGAAGGTCGAGAAAATCAGTAAAGAAGAACTGTTCGAGTTTTGGTCACAAATCACCGATCAAAGTTTCGATTCGCGGCTGCAGATCTTCTTTGACATGTACAATCATTATTATCCATCTCTCTTTACTTCAATCTCAAGTTAATGgaaatgaaattatatttttgtacTAAGCCGAAAAGCAAGAATCCAAAACGACACCGTCACCACCAAGAAATGAAACAAACTCATGTCTTTTCGTAGATGCCattctttttcattattccTTTTTACCGATACGAATTCTGTGAACAGGGTCGACAAAAACGAAGACGGCCGAATTACCGAAGAAGAAGTGAAAGAGGTAAATCTACTTTAACTCGGTTGATTTtcgttttaattttattatttatttatttttaatccGGTTGGTATCTTCATTGGGACATATGATTAGGTGCCCTTGTCCTTGCTTCTCCTTTTTTCTTACATagttatatagaaaaaaaaattctattttttaattaattagttactACTTGGACtctataatatatagtttttatcggtattttttgtataaaaaatattctaATTCCTATAGTTTAGGTAAATAAGTATAGCCATCGAATTTTCAATGTATCTAATAGTTATTTAAACtgttcaaaattttaatttatgcttaataagtttgatatacattttttaaaatttacatatcttttagacattaaattaaaagtttaatgtCATGTTAAACAACacaatcaattttaattttaacaaatttagtaagtttgaaaaatattttgaagacTTATTTGACATAAATTCAAAAGTTAAATAACCTATTTCATATTGTTTatgtttataaaatttattagatattttttaaagtttaagtatcatttaatcaaataaagagaattattataaatgaaaaaattgtttaaaatatttataaaatataacaaaattctaAATTTGGATTAATGATaatcaaaattttgttatattttgtaaatatttttatatttaaaaattatagttttatataatatattaggAACGAAGATATACAGCGTAAAAACAATTAAACTTTCTTTTTtctgatttatttattttttaaatagcaCTAAAAAAGTGTAGAGATCGGAGGAATGTGTTTAAAAGTTCACTTGCCAAATAAGGTTTATACTTTAATATTCTAATTTAGTGGGGTGAAAAAAGTTTTTGCCTCCATTTTTTTGTCATCTACCGTGTGCATATAAAAATTGCATGGATTTAGCATAATCAACATGCTgcgattaaattaaatattattaaccTAATCTATTAACACGAATTGGCCTACTCCACGTCAAGATTCCCGAAAATgattctattttctttttagaaaaggAGATGGCTGACTTTCTTTCCCTGAttggaaggaaaaagaaaaaatggccttcatatatataataatttgcCTTAGCTTAATTCTTTTTGGTTTGGCCAACAGCATGTCATTTTCCTTATAATAATATCAATGGTAGGAGGGGATTTGGTAATCTCAATTCTGAAATTTCCGAAATTAAACCACTCCAAATAATGCAATGGTATAGTGAAGTATTGTAATTGTTGAATACTTATTTCATTACTCTTCCTAGgcttttattattgaaatttttaatGTGTTGTGAATCTTtcatagaattttttttttctattttaatttgtaTATAACCTTCAAATTATTATAAATCATTTTAACCATCATTGATTGACCTAATGGTAAAAAAGAGACACTTTCAGAGTAATTATGgatgtaaaaaaaatgtattaaaaaataattcaacTTAGAACATCAAATAGAGccaatatttcaaaattttatgtGGGGTTGGTAGGgactttttttaatatataaattaatttttttctgtTAGATTATTATGCTGAGTGCTTCCGCAAACAAGCTATCAAGGTTGAAGGAACAGGCAGAGGAATATGCGGCCCTCATCATGGAGGAGTTGGACCCCGAAAGGCTAGGCTATATTGAGGTTGGTgttttatccaaaaaaaaatagaaaaaatagaaaaaaaataaaactatctACATTCTATAGAAAAAAAAGTGCATTACATTtagttttcttaaattttttgttaaattttttgtcatttttctatttttaacaaattctCATATTGAATTGAGTTTAATCTCTTACACTTTTAAAAGTGATTTTTGTAttacaaaatattataaaaattattaaaaagaattaagtaaagAAAAAGACGGAAATATTATTCTAGACGATAAAactactaaaaatatttataaatatgttaaaattttagaattaatAAATTCTTTCAATATTTATTCGTGTCTTTTTATTGACATTGAGAGACACGGATAGTAACACGTTagtatttatattatatattatttgataaaTTCTAAAGCTTTTATATTTGAAACCTCATGCTTTTGGAAATATCTTTAATTATTGCATATAGATATCTACTGTAGAATATATCAAAGACAAGTATttgttctttaaaaaaatcgtttaggaATATTTTTGCAGAGTAgttttcttaataaaaatttGACTTGTCATacttttgacattttttttccaaaaatatgccaaagataattatggttgttgatttgagatgcACATCCTTTTGACTTGACATGTCTATATATTTAAAATGGacttcaattttctttcttttttctctgtttatttttttttttttgtacatttAAAGAGAATTTAGAACTACCTAgttaaataaacaataatttgaGTCTAGAATTGCATGAATAACCAACTTAATGGATGCATTAATGATTTGACCCATTTAACTACTTCATATACGCTTTATTAATATCTGTAAATAACTCAAAATTTCCAAAAATTGTTCAAGTAAATTTTTGCAATTTTCTTTCTATAAATGCgtgaaagataaaaaaaaatatttattatctttttaaggACAAGATGTGGGAGTTAGATTTAAACTTTTGATCATAGAAAGTCTTGTAAGTATCGTAATTGTTAAGTTATGTTCATGAGTGAAACCATCTTGGACACTGTTTATAAAAGTGTTTTGAGTATttctttgtttaaaaaaaaaaaaaaagtagttttttcctttaaaaatataaaaatattatcagatgaagtatatttttttaaaacgttAGTTTAAAAAACACCCCCATTTATCtcataggaaaagaaaaatatttccACCGACCCTGTTGATGGACTTGGTGTATGTCAGACTGTTCAAATATGCTGTAAACACAATTATAGTTGACTTCTTAAAacagaattttattttttcaacaaGACGTGTTTGGATGCTGAACttttgtttattggttttgtattTCAAAATTGCGTTTGATTTGAAATAGAATATTCAAATGCCTATCAAAACAACAAATAAGTGGGGACAAGTAATAAGAATAAGTACTCAATAATCCTTGAATAATTGAAAGAATTCTTCAACACAACTGTTTCTCCAAAAAGCACTCTCAAACAGTACCCAAGTCTTCTGTGCTACTCTTGAGCCCTTACCATCTTTCAACAATATCAAGTAGATAGAGCACACCGCATAATAATCTGACTCTCTCGTTGTTGACAAATATGCTCATATCGTGCCCGTGAGTGAACAGTATGGTTCTTTGTATCTTTTAGTCATTAACATTCATTAGCAGCCTATAAAAGAGATCATTAACATGTATTAGGTTGGTTGTTCTACGTGAGTATTTTTGGTACCTGAACAGTATGATTCTTTGTGTCTCTTTGGTCAAGATTAACATTTTTTAGGAGCCTATAACACAGATTATTGACACGAATTAGTTCAAAGCATAGTTGGTTGCCTTGCCTAAATCCCTTGTACACATTGAAAAATCTAATAATTTGAGTTAACAGTGAGAGCTTGAACTTACTTTACTTCAGTTTGTCATGCGACAAActctttgtttttgttctttttataaatattttgagtttttatttttttattttttattgaagtGGGCTGCACAAAATTAGTAGGTGTAGTCTATTATGATGTGCCCAAATGttactctttttatttttggcTTGTAAATGGAATATTGTCAGCAATCATAGGGTTGATGGGTAAACGATGGTTAACTTACTGAGGAACGTGAGTCCATAATATTGCAATATTGTCAATTGGTGCCAAGATACCCTCTATAGTTTACAGATCAAAACCAAAACTTGGCGCTTTGAAACATTAATAACAATGGGTTTTGTCCAAGATTCATATAATCTCAAATACCCCTTTTAtcatataatttaaatatttacgaattttcaatttttgtgTTGATCATGGTGGTGCAGCTGTGGCAATTGGAAACCCTTTTGCTACAAAAGGATACGTATCTGAACTACAGTCAAGCCCTCAGCTATACTAGCCAAGCATTGAGCCAGAACATACAGGGACTAAGGAACAAAAGCCCCATAACAAGGATAAGAACAAAACTGCTCTACTATTTGCAGGAGAATTGGAGGAGAATATGGGTGCTAACGTTATGGATCATGATATTGGTTGGGCTTTTCACGTGGAAGTTCTTCCAGTACAAGCATAAGCAAGCCTACAACGTCATGGGTTACTGTCTCCTAACGGCTAAGGGTGCGGCTGAGACCCTGAAGTTCAACATGGCTATCATTTTGCTGCCCGTATGTAGAAATACCATCACTTGGATAAGGTCGACCAGGCTGGGATTTTTTGTACCATTCGACGACAATATCAATTTTCATAAGGTACACACTAACCAGATTCCTCACTTATAAACTCCCTCACAATTACTTGGCTTTATTCAGGAAGACTTTTAGTATAGTGGTCACCCTCGTGTGTTTCTTGAATCAAGCATTATTATTTAACCATGCATAGTCACTCATCTTACCCCAACTACCCTATGACGATAGAAAAACtcaaaaaatattttacaaaGGAAGAGTTTGACACGTGAAAAACTAGTTTGATGATAGAGTAGGTTGAAAAATGAGTCTTTTTACTAGTTTTCAAGGGATAACGACGAAGTGACTACAGAAAGTAAATCGGGAGGGGAATAGTGAATGTAATTTTTGGATGTCCTGAATTTAGCTTGTCTTAGGAGCCCGAGTACgtaaaatatataatatcaaGTATGTGAAATTTCTAAATTCGATTTTGTACCTTGCAGACGATTGCCGCAGCTATTGTAGTTGGTGTCATTCTCCATGTAGGGAACCACCTTGCCTGTGATTTTCCAAGACTCGTACAGTCAACAGATGAAAACTATAATTATGTGAAGGGTTACTTCGGACCAGACAAGCCTACCTACCTAGACTTGGTTAAGGGATGGGAAGGTGTGACTGGTATACTAATGGTCATCTTGATGGCAGTAGCATTCACTCTAGCTACCCGATGGTTCAGGAGGAGCCTGATTAAGCTGCCCAAGCCGTTTGATAGACTGACGGGTTTCAATGCCTTCTGGTATTCACACCACCTGTTTTTCATTGTTTACGTCTTGCTCGTCATCCATGGCATATTCCTCTACCTCGAACACAGATGGTACCGTAAGACAGTAAGTATGAATGATACTTTCCTTCTAATACTTTGTTTACTGATTGAACAGGGAACTTATTTTTTTGCACCAACTAGAAATGTTTGCTGAGGCTATCGCTTTATTGCATGCAGACTTGGATGTATCTTGCTGTCCCAGTTTTACTATATGCTGGGGAAAGGACCCTTAGATTCTTCCGCTCAGGCTTTTACAGCGTTCGACTCCTTAAGGTTTCTATACTTACTGCCACTGCCACAGCCACAGCCACATAATCTCTTTCACTCTGATTTCATGTCTAACTAATCAGGACTAGAGTTCAAATTCTTTGCCTTCCAATCGTTTCATTTTTCTGCATATCTAGGTTGCTATTTACCCGG containing:
- the LOC103482792 gene encoding respiratory burst oxidase homolog protein A — protein: MRAAPKHERRWASDSVPGNAKIMSSGLSSPGTESSAAEEFVEVTLDLQDDDRIILRSVEPATVINVDNAVSVGSETPKSASISRSPTFKRSSSSLLRQFSQELKAEAVAKARQFSQELKAELKRFSWSHGHSSGGGNGFDSALAARALRKRQAQLDRTRSGAHKALRGLRFISSKSNGVDAWNEIQSNFDKLAKDGFLYRSDFAQCIGMKDSKEFALELFDALSRRRRLKVEKISKEELFEFWSQITDQSFDSRLQIFFDMVDKNEDGRITEEEVKEIIMLSASANKLSRLKEQAEEYAALIMEELDPERLGYIELWQLETLLLQKDTYLNYSQALSYTSQALSQNIQGLRNKSPITRIRTKLLYYLQENWRRIWVLTLWIMILVGLFTWKFFQYKHKQAYNVMGYCLLTAKGAAETLKFNMAIILLPVCRNTITWIRSTRLGFFVPFDDNINFHKTIAAAIVVGVILHVGNHLACDFPRLVQSTDENYNYVKGYFGPDKPTYLDLVKGWEGVTGILMVILMAVAFTLATRWFRRSLIKLPKPFDRLTGFNAFWYSHHLFFIVYVLLVIHGIFLYLEHRWYRKTTWMYLAVPVLLYAGERTLRFFRSGFYSVRLLKVAIYPGNVLALQMSKPPQFRYKSGQYMFVQCPAVSPFEWHPFSITSAPGDDYLSVHIRQLGDWTQELKRVFAEACEPPVAGKSGLLRADETTKKCLPKLLIDGPYGAPAQDYRNYDVLLLVGLGIGATPFISILKDLLNNIVKMEEQADSIADGGKESDLSFGSTDSSSSARVSPKRKKILKTTNAYFYWVTREQGSFDWFKGVMNEVAEMDQRGVIEMHNYLTSVYEEGDARSALITMVQALNHAKNGMDIVSGTRVRTHFARPNWKKVFSRICSKHCSAKIGVFYCGAPILAKELSNLCYEFNQKGPTKFDFHKEHF